A stretch of Mastomys coucha isolate ucsf_1 unplaced genomic scaffold, UCSF_Mcou_1 pScaffold3, whole genome shotgun sequence DNA encodes these proteins:
- the Tnf gene encoding tumor necrosis factor isoform X1, translating to MSFSPPSSPRAIKAAVCTASQQKLPQRGQQGTSQEGEQKLQNNTLEIAPRKASSQPSRFCPSHTLARGDTSPSGKDTMSTESMIRDVELAEEALPQKTGGLQSSRRCLCVSLFSFLLVAGATTLFCLLNFGVIGPHREEKFPNGLPLIGSMAQTLTLRSSSQNSSDKPVAHVVANHQVEEQLEWLSQRANALLANGMDLKDNQLVVPADGLYLVYSQVLFTGQGCPDYVLLTHTVSRFAIAYQEKVNLLSAIKSPCPKDTPEGAELKPWYEPIYLGGVFQLEKGDQLSAEVNLPKYLDFAESGQVYFGVIAL from the exons ATGAGCTTTTCCCCGCCCTCTTCCCCAAGGGCTATAAAGGCAGCCGTCTGCACAGCCAGCCAGCAGAAGCTCCCTCAGCGAGGACAGcaagggaccagccaggagggaGAACAGAAACTCCAGAACAACACCCTGGAAATAGCTCCCAGAAAAGCCAGCAGCCAGCCAAGCAGGTTCTGTCCCTCTCACACGCTGGCCCGAGGCGACACATCTCCCTCTGGAAAGGACACCATGAGCACAGAAAGCATGATCCGCGACGTGGAACTGGCAGAGGAGGCACTCCCCCAAAAGACGGGGGGCCTCCAGAGCTCCAGGCggtgtctgtgtgtcagtctcTTCTCATTCCTGCTCGTGGCGGGGGCCACCACGCTCTTCTGTCTACTGAACTTTGGAGTGATCGGTCCCCACAGGGAAGAG AAGTTCCCGAATGGCCTTCCTCTCATCGGTTCTATGGCCCAGACTCTCACACTCA GATCCTCTTCTCAAAATTCGAGTGACAAGCCTGTAGCCCACGTCGTAG CAAACCACCAAGTGGAGGAGCAGCTGGAGTGGCTGAGCCAGCGTGCCAACGCCCTCCTGGCCAATGGCATGGACCTCAAAGACAACCAACTAGTGGTGCCGGCAGATGGGCTGTACCTTGTCTACTCCCAGGTCCTCTTCACGGGACAAGGCTGCCCCGACTACGTGCTCCTCACCCACACCGTCAGCCGATTTGCTATCGCATACCAGGAGAAAGTCAACCTTCTCTCTGCCATCAAGAGCCCCTGCCCCAAGGACACCCCGGAGGGGGCTGAGCTCAAGCCCTGGTACGAGCCCATATACCTGGGCGGAGTCTTCCAGCTGGAGAAGGGGGACCAACTGAGCGCTGAGGTCAATCTGCCCAAGTACTTAGACTTCGCGGAGTCCGGGCAGGTCTACTTTGGAGTCATTGCTCTGTGA
- the Tnf gene encoding tumor necrosis factor isoform X2, with protein MSTESMIRDVELAEEALPQKTGGLQSSRRCLCVSLFSFLLVAGATTLFCLLNFGVIGPHREEFPNGLPLIGSMAQTLTLRSSSQNSSDKPVAHVVANHQVEEQLEWLSQRANALLANGMDLKDNQLVVPADGLYLVYSQVLFTGQGCPDYVLLTHTVSRFAIAYQEKVNLLSAIKSPCPKDTPEGAELKPWYEPIYLGGVFQLEKGDQLSAEVNLPKYLDFAESGQVYFGVIAL; from the exons ATGAGCACAGAAAGCATGATCCGCGACGTGGAACTGGCAGAGGAGGCACTCCCCCAAAAGACGGGGGGCCTCCAGAGCTCCAGGCggtgtctgtgtgtcagtctcTTCTCATTCCTGCTCGTGGCGGGGGCCACCACGCTCTTCTGTCTACTGAACTTTGGAGTGATCGGTCCCCACAGGGAAGAG TTCCCGAATGGCCTTCCTCTCATCGGTTCTATGGCCCAGACTCTCACACTCA GATCCTCTTCTCAAAATTCGAGTGACAAGCCTGTAGCCCACGTCGTAG CAAACCACCAAGTGGAGGAGCAGCTGGAGTGGCTGAGCCAGCGTGCCAACGCCCTCCTGGCCAATGGCATGGACCTCAAAGACAACCAACTAGTGGTGCCGGCAGATGGGCTGTACCTTGTCTACTCCCAGGTCCTCTTCACGGGACAAGGCTGCCCCGACTACGTGCTCCTCACCCACACCGTCAGCCGATTTGCTATCGCATACCAGGAGAAAGTCAACCTTCTCTCTGCCATCAAGAGCCCCTGCCCCAAGGACACCCCGGAGGGGGCTGAGCTCAAGCCCTGGTACGAGCCCATATACCTGGGCGGAGTCTTCCAGCTGGAGAAGGGGGACCAACTGAGCGCTGAGGTCAATCTGCCCAAGTACTTAGACTTCGCGGAGTCCGGGCAGGTCTACTTTGGAGTCATTGCTCTGTGA